A stretch of DNA from Nonlabens ponticola:
GTAGGAATTACAAATCAGTTTGCAACGTATGGCGACGATCTGGATAATGTCAAGTGGTTTAATACGGCTGCGACTTATTTGGACCGCAGTCTAGGTCAAGAAGCAACGAGAGAAACTTGGCTGGCACAAGCTCGTTATATTCAGGATAATCTAAGTGATGAAGAAATTGACATCGCATTTAAAGAACTGCCACCAGCCATATATCCGCATAAAAGCACAAAGATCATTATAGAGAGTATGAAAGCTCGCCGCGATAACCTTGTTGATATAGCAAGTAGATACTATGACGTTCTTGCTCGACTAGCTATCATTACTGGGACAGATAAAGATGATTATGTAATCGTTGATAGGATAGAAGCAGGCAAGACTAAAGTTTCTATATACCGCAATAAAGATGGCGAGATTGCAGATCTAGTTAGAGAGCGTGTATATGATAAGAAATATACCGATGAAATTTGGGTCTATGCTCTTGACGACGACGATATTATTAAAACGACGGGTAACGCTCGCAATCCTATTAAGGTGCGCATAATTGGAGGACAGAACAATGATATTTATAAGTTGGAAACCGGTAAGGCAATTTCGGTATATGATCATAAAACTAAGGACAATACTTTTGAGGAACTAGCTGGCGCTCGTTTGAGAAAGTCTGATAATTATGACGTCAATCTATACAATCCTCGTAAGAATATACAGTCCAATAATGTGCTTACACCTGCCATAGGCTTTAATCCTGATGATGGAATACGTGTTGGATTGCAAAATGTGTATACAGTAAATGGATTTAATAGAAACCCAAACACACGGGTACACAAGCTGACGGCTGGTTACTATTTTGCCACAGACGGTTATCAAATAGCTTATGAAGGTGAGTTTGCAGGAGTTTTTAGAGGCTTTAATCTGCTAGTTAAGGGTCGTTATACTGGGCCTACATTTGCAGTAAACTTCTTTGGTTTTGGTAATGAGACGCCCAATTTTGATGATGATTTAGGTTTTGACTTTAATCGTGTGCGATTGAGTAGGATAGAAGGTGGGTTAGGTGGCGTTTACCGTGGTGAATACGGTTCAATTTTACAAGTAGGCACAACCATTCAAGGAATCGAAGTTGAGCGAGATGCAGATAGATTTATTGCAGATTTTCCAGCGATGGAAAATGAAGAGGAATTCTTTGAGCGCAGCTGGTTTAGTGATGTAAATATCACCTATAGATATTCATCATACGATAACCCTATCAACCCGACTCGTGGGATGAAATTTGTTTTTGACAATGGTATAACCGCAGACGTTCAAGATTTTGATGATGTGTTTTATTATATCAAGCCGCAGCTGGGTTTTCACAATGCGCTTACTCGGGATCGCAAACTAGTGTTGAAGACACTTGCGCAAGCTCACGTCATAGTTGGTGACGATTTTGAATTCTACCAGAGTGCTCAACTGGGTCAGAATACTGGTTTACGTGGATATAGAACTCAAAGATTCTCTGGAGAAAGTGCCTTTGCTACCAGTGCAGATGTACGATATAGCTTTGACCAATTCAAGACAGGTCTTATACCGTTACAAATGGGAGTTTTCCTAGGTGGTGATGTAGGCCGTGTGTGGTTGGATGGACAACGTAGCAAGCGCTGGAATAACGATTATGGTGGTGGTATATTCATCAACAGTGCCGAGGCTATTGGGGCGACCTTCAATTTATTTACGGGTGATGACGGCCTGCGTTTTAGTTTTCAAGTAGGATTCAATTTTTAGAAATTAATGTAACTCAGACATGCAATTCAATGTTAGAGGTAGTATAATTCTCATCGCCCTAGGAAGCGTCATCGTGCTTTTAGGTATTATTATGTATTTTTTTGAAATCCTTGGTGCTACTGGAATGATAGGCTTTGGAATCGTGATAGAAATCTTTGGAGCTATTTCTTTGTGGCGAGCTTTAAAAAAGAATCGCGCAAAGTAAACTGGTACATATTGCCACCGGTACCTTTCTTCAATTCATCAGCTAGATAAAGAGTACTGTCGTTTATATACGTCAAGCCCTCTTTTTGTGAGCTATGCTTTAGATCATAAACTTTAGGTACAACTAAAGATTTTTTAAGTTGATTAAATGGATATGTAAATACATATCTACGTGATAGCAATGCGACTTGCCCAACATCGTTGATATCTGCCGCGGTGACCTTTTGTTTGTTTGGCAGATTTTCAATGCCTATTTCATATTGCTTTTTTAATTCCTTATCGCCCAATCTAGCTGCAAACACTTTACTGAAGAAATCATAACCTTTTTCTGATTCTTTTGAAAATACAAAAACGGAATCATTGCGATAGATTACAGCTTCTGCATTGCGGCTTTTACCGTTTTTATAAGTCATATTATAGGTAGTTCCACTTATAGATTCTGGCATTATACCATCTTTAGGTAATGGTACTTTGATGAGCTGTATGTCATCTCGTGACTGGCTGTTATCGCCTATATCAGCAATAATGATATCAGTGGCATGACCTGATCCATCTTTAATAACGGTCACATCTTCCCAATCTTTATTCTTGACGCCTTGTATAGTTATTGAATGAATCCTTGAATTATCCTGGTATAAGTAAAGGCTAGCGCTATTACCAGAATCATTGATTGCGGCAAGAAAAGGTTTGTCAAAGCCTTCTAATTTTACTAGTTGTAATCCACTAATCTCATCGAGCGAAGTTGGTACATTGTCGATCAGCTTTAAGTTACCAGGATCCATGCAGCCTAGTAAACAAGCTAAAAAGAAAAATGCAAACACGTATCTCATAAATCGGGTAAACAAAAAAGCCGCAACTTTTGGTTGCGGCTTCAATATTAAAATTAATTCTAGATCGCCTTATGCGTGTCGCTGGTTTTCATTCTCCAGGCGTCTAGCATCCAACTAGTCGTCTCAAGTTCTCTTATGTAAGCACCAATTAAGTCAATAGTACCTTCATCGTCACATTTTCCAGCAACCTCAACTACTTTGCTCATTTGCTTGAGTAGTGTGCCATGATCCTCCAATAAATTGGTGACCATCGCCGTGTCATCAAGCTCTGACTTACTTTCCTTGATGTTACTCATCTTGATGTAATCACTATAATTACTAGTTGGTTGATAACGCAATGTCAATATGCGCTCTGCAATCTCATCGATTTTTAATACAGCATCATCATACATTTCTTCAAATTTAACATGCAGGTCAAAAAATGATCTACCTACCACGTTCCAGTGATAATTTCTCAATTTTTGGTAATACATGTGGTAATCTGCGAGTAACACATTCAATTCCTTGCTGGTATCCTGTGCTTTCTCGGTATTAAAATTCAAATAATTCATTTCTTGTCTTTTTCTTTATTTTTTTTATTAATGCTGTCGGTTCCTAAGTCAAAATCCTTCGGCTTTGAGCGATCGCCCAATTTTCCTAAGGGTGCCTCTTTATCTTTTCTTTCAAATTTGCGTTCCATGATACTTGTTTTATTTTAAAGATACCGTGCAATCATGCCTGTTTATAGCAAATTCACGTTAAAACCTGTTGTCAAATCCTTAAAGGCTAGCGGCTCGCAACGATAAAGAATCGCTCAAAAGTTCCATCTGCCAGTTGCATCCAGATCAAAGGAGCAAACCCGCGTTGTAGGCTATCTATCGCTATGGGTAAACTTTGGGCGTGTGTGTAACTGCTTTCTAGTTCATGCGGTTGCATCTTCCACGCATGCTTTTCTGGTAGGTAGTAGGTGTTTGAAGTTTCAGCTTTCGCGAAAGCTAACTCATCCATATAGTAACCAACAATACACCGTTTGTTGATGTATTTAGAGTCATCTTGCCAGTTTTGTCTAGGAATAAAAACGTGTGCGAGAAAGCACACCTGCTGCTGGACGGCACCAACATCGATTTGCTGCTCCTCAAGAAAAGTCGCAGTCTCTGGCTTGTAGAGTAGTGGTAATTGACGGGATTGCAAGTGGTCAAACTTCTTGATGAATGAATCACGCCTGTTAGGTCCTATGTATCTAGAAAGATGCAAATTCTGGTCGGCACTTAGGAACTTTGACGTACGTTGATGCCCATCTTCAACGATGTAAAATTTATAGACCAACTCAACATGCAGCACCTGCTGTGTCGCCTCTTCTCTGATTATATAATCCAGCTCGCCTATGGTAGTCTTATTCTTGAAGATTTGGGTGTTTGCCGCCAGCAATTCATAGTTAGCGCTTTGCTCTATGCAGAATTTAAAGAAGTATTCCGCACGTTTTCCTAGCACGGTTCCCATAGGAATTCTAGGAAGTTCTAGCGACTCTTCAGATTCCTGTAAGTGCTTGAAATTCAATTGTGATAATTGAAACTGCTGCACGCCAGCAAGTTTTCCAGTCCATAGACTGGCGGTTTGTGCAAAAGCCTTGAACCTGTCATAGGTGCTATGCATGCCCAGTTGCTTTGAGCGATAGTTTTAATAAATACACACGGCTAGCAGCTCCTAAATTGAAAAGCAAATCTAGTATGCTCAAATGCTGTACAAACCCATGCTTTTCTTGAAAAACCTGGATGTAAGGTGGTAGTTTTTCCAGGTACTGTTTTTTGGCAGTAATCAAATAAGTTGCTTGACTATCAAATTGATAAATTGGGTTTTGAACAATAGGCTGGTCCATATGAAGTTGCTTAGCCACCCAATGCACACAGGCAAGATTCCATTGCTGTAAAGAATTTATTTCTTGATCATAAAGCTTGATCAAGTCATCCTGATAATATTCAAAATAAGGACTGCTCTTGTATGCGCTAGCAATACTTTTCAAATGCTGTGATTTCCACGGCTGCGATTGATCTATATCAATATCAGCATATGACACAGACTCCTTTTTCCCTTGATGAACTATGGGAATATTAAGCGCCAGTTGACCGTTAGCAGCAGCGATGTAGCATCGATTGCGATAGGTTTGCTTGACATAGCTATCTCCTAGGTCTAAGGTGATGGTATCGCTGCGTATGAGTTTGCTCCATGTAAGCACATCCATAAAATATCCAGGATGTACGATGGTATTCATTACTTCTTTTTTGCCTTACGTCGTTTGTAGATTTTCATCCCTACAAAATATGCGATCAAGACAACAAGAAAGTAGACTAGATATGACTGTGGTGTACCGCTACCATTAACGGTCGTGAATAATCTTTCCCATCGTATAGAATCTGGGAACGATCTGTTCTGGTTGACGCTCATCCATACAAAAACCGGTTTTCCTACCACGTGAGTTTCTGGCACATAACCCCATACACGGCTGTCCTCACTATTATGGCGGTTGTCACCCATCAACCAATAGTAGTTTTGTTTGAAGGTATAGCTGGTGAGTGGTTTACCGTTGAGTAGGACATCGTTTCCTTGTAGATCGACTCTATTAAATGTGTCCATCTCTGATCCCTCATAAACCTCAATAATCCTACGGAAGTACGCGATATTGCGCGCTGTAATATCTACCGTCATTCCAGCAGCAGGAATAAGGAATGGACTCATATTGTCGTATCCGTTCATCTCAAGACCAGTGTATGGGAAATATTTGCCCAGTCTTAATCCACCACGTGTGATATTCTCGTCATAGTCAAATCGGGTCGCTTGTTTGATGCGTCCGTTTTGTTCTAGCTTAGAAAGTGCCTCTTGAGATGCCGCACTGAAGTATATGGCAGGCTCACCTGTTTGAGGATCTTTTCCTTGCTGGACCTCATCAGTAATGTCATATTCCTCGATTAATTCATCTCTAGAGAACTGGCCACCGCTCATTTCTGCTACATAGGAATATTGAATCTTGGCCCGATCGGGTAATTCTAGCGGCTTGCCATTGATGTGAACTTTACCATCAATAATCGATAGTGTATCGCCTGGAATCCCAACGCAACGTTTTACATAGTTGGACTTTTTATCGATAGGCTTGTAGTGGTATTCTCCATCATTGTAAGGAAACGAATTGATGGTATCAGTAGGATAATTAAAAACCACTATATCATTGCGCTCAACATCAGTAAAACCTGGTAGTCTTAAATACGGTAGTTGTGGTCGTGCGAGATAACTCTTGACACCCATTACAGGAATAGTATCGTGAACCATAGGTGCTGCCACGGTTGTCATAGGAAATCTAGGGCCGTAATGAAATTTTGATACAAACAAAAAGTCGCCTGTCATCAAGGT
This window harbors:
- a CDS encoding Dps family protein, which produces MNYLNFNTEKAQDTSKELNVLLADYHMYYQKLRNYHWNVVGRSFFDLHVKFEEMYDDAVLKIDEIAERILTLRYQPTSNYSDYIKMSNIKESKSELDDTAMVTNLLEDHGTLLKQMSKVVEVAGKCDDEGTIDLIGAYIRELETTSWMLDAWRMKTSDTHKAI
- a CDS encoding DUF1853 family protein — translated: MHSTYDRFKAFAQTASLWTGKLAGVQQFQLSQLNFKHLQESEESLELPRIPMGTVLGKRAEYFFKFCIEQSANYELLAANTQIFKNKTTIGELDYIIREEATQQVLHVELVYKFYIVEDGHQRTSKFLSADQNLHLSRYIGPNRRDSFIKKFDHLQSRQLPLLYKPETATFLEEQQIDVGAVQQQVCFLAHVFIPRQNWQDDSKYINKRCIVGYYMDELAFAKAETSNTYYLPEKHAWKMQPHELESSYTHAQSLPIAIDSLQRGFAPLIWMQLADGTFERFFIVASR
- a CDS encoding WbqC family protein, whose translation is MNTIVHPGYFMDVLTWSKLIRSDTITLDLGDSYVKQTYRNRCYIAAANGQLALNIPIVHQGKKESVSYADIDIDQSQPWKSQHLKSIASAYKSSPYFEYYQDDLIKLYDQEINSLQQWNLACVHWVAKQLHMDQPIVQNPIYQFDSQATYLITAKKQYLEKLPPYIQVFQEKHGFVQHLSILDLLFNLGAASRVYLLKLSLKATGHA
- the lepB gene encoding signal peptidase I; its protein translation is MSWTAWLIVFIIIQIVHGLGTWKIYKAAGRQAWEAFAPIYNAVILMKIINRPIWWTILLFLPVVNLIMFIVVWVEILRSFRYNRLIDTILGVVTLGFYIYYINYTQPLNYKEDRSLTPESTAGEWTSSILFAVVAATIVHTYVMQPFIIPTPSLEKTLMTGDFLFVSKFHYGPRFPMTTVAAPMVHDTIPVMGVKSYLARPQLPYLRLPGFTDVERNDIVVFNYPTDTINSFPYNDGEYHYKPIDKKSNYVKRCVGIPGDTLSIIDGKVHINGKPLELPDRAKIQYSYVAEMSGGQFSRDELIEEYDITDEVQQGKDPQTGEPAIYFSAASQEALSKLEQNGRIKQATRFDYDENITRGGLRLGKYFPYTGLEMNGYDNMSPFLIPAAGMTVDITARNIAYFRRIIEVYEGSEMDTFNRVDLQGNDVLLNGKPLTSYTFKQNYYWLMGDNRHNSEDSRVWGYVPETHVVGKPVFVWMSVNQNRSFPDSIRWERLFTTVNGSGTPQSYLVYFLVVLIAYFVGMKIYKRRKAKKK